The Ptychodera flava strain L36383 chromosome 14, AS_Pfla_20210202, whole genome shotgun sequence genome segment TTCAGCAGTCCAAGAATGCCAAAATATAAATGCATACTGCTTGACAAGTCCGCGAGATCATGTACCGGTAAATCCAAACTTCAATGAGAGTCATGTGTCTGTCGCGTTCTTCTTCGACGTCCCAGTTTGTAGGCCTAATAGCAAAGCAGCTTCGAAGAGTGCATCCATATTTGACATGTGTTGTTCAGCATGACGATCTGTTGCTATCGGGGATGGCCGGTGGCAGCTGGTGTCGGTAGAAATTGCTGCTGCGGCCGTGACTTGTTGAGTTGGTGGTGCCCTAGCTTGAATATCTGTACTACCAGATATTTGACGTAACCCGGCGTCAATCACATGAGTTGGCATATTTTCCGCGCGTTTCCGAAAGCATCTCTGATGACGATATGTTGTGCGGTCGAGATAGAGAGTCTACAGGTGTAAACTGCCCGCTCGTTCTGTTTCCTGTATCTTGGAATGTAGCGACTTGGTATGACGGAGATAATCCCATTCCATAATATGGGAAATTTGGGCCTTGAGTTGACGATACGTGTTGGGAGGATAAAAATGGATGGCGAAACTGTTGGGCATATACATGGTCAGGCAAAAGTTGTGCCGGTGCGCGTGTGTAACCTGGATCTGGAGTTAACGAGGGCTGGAAATGGAAAGGATAAATTGGCGGAGGATAATAAAACATGTCGCGGTAACTTTCCCGGCGATTTGCGCGAGCGATACCCTTCAGCTGATGTGGTGTAATGTCATCATCTTCCGACTGCGAAGATTCGACGTTCTCTGCTTCATGATCTGCACAACGCCCAATCCTCTTACGGCATTTCCTAATCCTTTCTTGCTTGTGATGTCCACTGGAGTTAGCGCACTCCGTATCGGAGAGGTCCAAAGTTTGATGACTTTTCATTGTTTGCACCGGAGACGCTTTGTGAAAAACGAAATGAAATAAAAGGagattaaaaataatcaataaacaagcaaataatacatttatacatattATGAACGACTTTATGTCGCACTGCTCACTACATTCATGAAGTACAATTTATTGTTGAATTCAACTCAAATGACTATATATGTTTACTTACCATTGATAAGAATATCGTATATTTTTGTACAACTTTCCTTTTCCTCTGTCGAGCATCCGCTGTATTCACTGTTCATGGAGCGCAACTGTTCTTTGATGGCCCTGGAAAATATTGTACGATCATTTTCGGCGTTAGACAGTGCGGGAAGGTTCTTTACTTGGTTATTGAAGGCCTTCCTCAGAATGCTTAGGTCACGTTGAAGGTCAGTTTTGCCTGTCGTTGTTCGACGATTGTATTTATCAGGGAAGGCAGCGAGGAGCCGTGGGGTGATGGCTGTTGTGAAAACACTGGTAGATCGACTTTGAAAGTCATGCAACTGCTTTAGTTCGTTTTCTTTCGATGTTATTACTTTTGTTAGTTGGCTTTCCCGCTCCTTTAGTTGTTTTAGACGTGCCATGTAGTCATGTTTGTGCTTATCCGATCTTCCGCAGAAAATGTAACCTCTGCAAGGCTCACCGAGTGGACAGCCCTCGCTGTTCCTATTGCCGGTAGCCCTGTGTCCGCGGCGGTGACAAATGTTGCAAGTACTTCTGAGATTAGTTCCCACGGGTTTGGCTTCGGTAACTACTCTGTCCATTTCTTGCTTCTGTGCTA includes the following:
- the LOC139149181 gene encoding uncharacterized protein, which gives rise to MNTVNIMYQFQILYRGRTRQVYAKEQLKQYSQLTSFITQNIPSLKNVAFQLQYVNDEKTVITLSDNEYDLQDMYRCAAPVHNADFVRLKLMVSEGCSPAMVLQGRKRDRDESSNDNSAGGDGERRIRARQQLQLDHELETVKSKSKRWKDKKEEEMCKEIEFLKSEKVAVIAQKQEMDRVVTEAKPVGTNLRSTCNICHRRGHRATGNRNSEGCPLGEPCRGYIFCGRSDKHKHDYMARLKQLKERESQLTKVITSKENELKQLHDFQSRSTSVFTTAITPRLLAAFPDKYNRRTTTGKTDLQRDLSILRKAFNNQVKNLPALSNAENDRTIFSRAIKEQLRSMNSEYSGCSTEEKESCTKIYDILINASPVQTMKSHQTLDLSDTECANSSGHHKQERIRKCRKRIGRCADHEAENVESSQSEDDDITPHQLKGIARANRRESYRDMFYYPPPIYPFHFQPSLTPDPGYTRAPAQLLPDHVYAQQFRHPFLSSQHVSSTQGPNFPYYGMGLSPSYQVATFQDTGNRTSGQFTPVDSLSRPHNISSSEMLSETRGKYANSCD